From the genome of Paraburkholderia aromaticivorans, one region includes:
- a CDS encoding deoxyguanosinetriphosphate triphosphohydrolase, giving the protein MPTQEALEAHLAPYAAHSAQSRGRRYPEAAPSARTEFQRDRDRIVHSTAFRRLEYKTQVFVNHEGDLFRTRLTHSLEVAQIARSVARNLRVNEDLVEAISLAHDLGHTPFGHAGQDALNECMREHGGFEHNLQSLAVVDDLEEHYGAFNGLNLCFETREGILKHCSRENARRLGELGERFLEGRQPSVEAQIANVADEIAYNNHDVDDGLRSGLLTVEQLAEVELWQAHFEAARSDFPQIEGRRLIHETVRRIINTLIVDLIDTTQLNLERHAPASLDAVRSSPALVAHSEAIAAQAAALKRFLFKNLYRHYRVMRMANKARRVVAGLFDAFTDDPRLLPPSYQSSDASRQPRLIAHYIAGMTDRYAVKEYQRLFVIDDN; this is encoded by the coding sequence GTGCCGACGCAGGAAGCACTCGAAGCCCACCTCGCACCGTACGCGGCGCACTCCGCGCAATCGCGCGGCCGCCGCTATCCGGAAGCCGCCCCCAGTGCGCGCACCGAGTTCCAGCGGGACCGCGACCGTATCGTCCATTCGACGGCATTCCGCCGGCTCGAGTACAAAACTCAGGTGTTTGTGAATCACGAGGGCGACCTGTTTCGCACGCGCCTGACTCACAGCCTGGAAGTCGCGCAGATTGCACGCTCGGTAGCGCGCAACCTGCGTGTGAACGAGGATCTCGTCGAGGCCATTTCACTCGCCCATGACCTGGGCCACACGCCTTTCGGCCACGCGGGGCAGGACGCGCTCAACGAATGCATGCGCGAACACGGCGGCTTCGAGCACAATCTGCAGAGTCTCGCGGTGGTGGATGATCTGGAGGAGCACTACGGCGCATTCAACGGCCTGAACCTGTGCTTTGAAACGCGTGAGGGGATTCTCAAGCATTGTTCGCGCGAGAACGCGCGGCGGCTCGGTGAACTGGGCGAGCGCTTTCTCGAAGGGCGGCAGCCGTCCGTCGAAGCGCAGATCGCCAATGTTGCCGACGAGATCGCGTACAACAATCACGACGTCGACGACGGCTTGCGCTCCGGCCTGCTCACCGTGGAACAGCTCGCCGAGGTGGAGTTATGGCAGGCGCACTTCGAGGCGGCGCGCAGCGACTTTCCTCAGATCGAAGGGCGTCGGCTCATTCATGAAACGGTGCGCCGCATCATCAATACGCTGATCGTCGATCTGATCGATACGACCCAGCTGAATCTGGAACGGCATGCGCCGGCGTCGTTGGATGCAGTGCGTTCGTCGCCGGCGCTCGTCGCGCACAGCGAAGCCATTGCCGCGCAGGCGGCCGCGCTCAAGCGCTTTCTGTTCAAGAACCTGTATCGCCATTACCGCGTGATGCGCATGGCCAACAAGGCGCGTCGGGTCGTCGCGGGTCTGTTCGACGCGTTCACGGACGATCCGCGGCTGTTGCCGCCGAGCTACCAGTCGTCGGACGCATCCCGGCAACCGCGCCTGATTGCCCATTACATCGCGGGCATGACGGATCGCTATGCGGTCAAGGAGTATCAGCGGCTGTTCGTGATCGACGACAACTGA
- a CDS encoding DUF883 family protein — MTALPNTRDALGESWTSTSRRARRIARHSRHAAEDIAGELRTLMSELESTLADGTQADAVALRGKLRKQLEVARARLNDTRDAVRERAEVAISDADDYVHENPWQTIAIVGGVALIAGALFASRLR, encoded by the coding sequence ATGACTGCACTTCCGAATACGCGAGACGCCCTCGGCGAATCCTGGACCAGTACTAGCCGCCGTGCGCGGCGTATCGCTCGCCATAGCCGCCACGCGGCCGAAGATATCGCAGGCGAACTGCGCACGCTAATGTCGGAACTTGAATCCACGCTGGCCGACGGCACCCAGGCCGATGCGGTGGCGCTGCGCGGCAAGCTTCGCAAGCAGCTCGAAGTCGCGCGCGCGCGTTTGAACGACACGCGCGATGCCGTGCGCGAACGCGCCGAAGTCGCGATCTCCGATGCCGACGACTACGTGCATGAAAATCCTTGGCAGACGATTGCGATTGTCGGCGGCGTGGCATTAATCGCGGGCGCGTTGTTCGCTTCGCGGTTGCGCTAG
- a CDS encoding OmpW/AlkL family protein, which translates to MKLKQAVTGIAALACMTTAAHAQSAGSFYVTTGWFHLAPQSNSEPLKVTSIGGSPTNITEANTGASLSSADTIGITAGYFVTDHIAAELVVGYPPSFDLEGSGSLAQFGKLGQAKQWSPTLLFKYYFNAPTAAFRPYLGIGVSRIWFTDEKITNSAFQANVLHGPTSVTTDSSWEPVFNAGFTYAFDQHWFAGFSVSYLPLSTTAKLSTAANTPVGTLNVQSETKIKLNPIVTYVNIGYRF; encoded by the coding sequence ATGAAATTAAAACAGGCCGTAACGGGGATCGCGGCGCTAGCCTGCATGACAACGGCAGCTCACGCGCAATCGGCCGGAAGCTTTTACGTCACAACGGGCTGGTTCCATCTTGCACCTCAATCGAATAGCGAACCGTTGAAGGTGACGAGCATTGGCGGCAGCCCGACCAATATCACAGAAGCCAACACGGGCGCATCGCTCAGTTCCGCCGACACCATCGGCATCACTGCCGGCTACTTCGTTACTGACCACATTGCGGCCGAACTCGTGGTCGGTTACCCGCCTTCATTCGACCTCGAGGGCTCGGGCAGCCTCGCACAATTCGGCAAGCTGGGCCAGGCGAAACAGTGGAGCCCGACTCTGCTGTTCAAGTACTACTTCAATGCGCCGACCGCCGCTTTCCGCCCGTATCTCGGCATCGGCGTGAGCCGCATCTGGTTCACCGACGAAAAGATCACCAACAGCGCCTTCCAGGCAAACGTTCTGCATGGTCCGACCAGCGTCACTACGGATAGTTCGTGGGAGCCGGTGTTTAATGCCGGCTTCACTTACGCCTTCGACCAGCACTGGTTCGCGGGCTTTTCAGTCTCGTACCTGCCGCTCAGCACCACCGCGAAGCTGAGCACTGCCGCGAACACGCCGGTCGGCACGCTGAACGTGCAATCAGAAACGAAGATCAAACTGAACCCGATCGTTACCTACGTCAACATCGGTTACCGTTTCTAA
- a CDS encoding transposase, with amino-acid sequence MARLARLYVPDQPQHVILRGLDQQPAFVDDQDYELFIDCLKAASRDHHLSIHAYALMPGAVQLLVTPTEESSLPKAMQAVGRRYVAHFNRRYARRGTLWEGRYRATVIEGERYFLLASRVVEMCPVRAGLVGAPEDYRWSSYRHHIGLTLDSLITDHPLYWSLGNTPFERQRAYRELCEQPLDEREASQLQQATLKGWVLGSDTYREWAARAANRRVSPLPRGRPRKVRETPQQQ; translated from the coding sequence ATGGCACGGCTTGCACGTCTCTATGTCCCTGACCAGCCGCAGCACGTCATCCTCCGCGGGCTCGATCAGCAGCCCGCATTCGTCGACGACCAGGACTACGAGCTTTTCATCGATTGTCTGAAAGCGGCTTCACGCGACCATCACCTGTCCATCCACGCGTATGCGTTGATGCCCGGCGCGGTGCAACTACTCGTCACGCCGACCGAGGAGTCGAGTCTGCCGAAGGCGATGCAGGCGGTCGGTCGCCGCTACGTGGCGCACTTTAACAGGCGCTACGCGCGCCGAGGCACGTTGTGGGAGGGGCGCTACAGGGCGACAGTGATCGAAGGCGAGCGCTACTTCCTGCTGGCGAGCCGCGTCGTCGAGATGTGTCCGGTGCGCGCCGGCCTCGTGGGCGCGCCGGAAGATTACCGCTGGTCGAGCTACCGCCATCACATCGGCCTCACGCTCGACAGCCTGATCACCGATCACCCGCTGTACTGGTCGCTCGGCAATACGCCGTTCGAACGGCAGCGCGCGTACCGGGAACTATGCGAGCAGCCGCTCGACGAACGCGAAGCCAGCCAGCTTCAGCAAGCCACCCTGAAAGGCTGGGTTCTGGGCAGCGACACGTACCGCGAATGGGCGGCGCGGGCCGCCAACCGGCGTGTCTCGCCGCTGCCGCGGGGGCGCCCGCGCAAGGTGCGCGAAACGCCGCAGCAGCAATAA
- a CDS encoding glutamate synthase-related protein, which yields MNDHQQPLHPVPAAQGLYDPQNEHDACGVGFVAHIKGKKSHEIIEQGLKILENLDHRGAVGADPLMGDGAGILIQIPDGFYREEMAKQGVVLPPHGEYGVGMVFLPKEHASRLACEQELERTVKAEGQVVLGWRDVPVDHTMPISPTVKASEPLIRQIFIGRGKDIMVTDALERKLYVIRKTASHRIQALKLKHGKEYFVPSMSARTIVYKGLLLAGQVGVYYRDLQDERTVSALALVHQRFSTNTFPAWELAHPYRMIAHNGEINTVKGNVNWLNARTGAIASHVLGDDLPKLWPLIYPGQSDTASFDNCLELLVMAGYPLVHAMMMMIPEAWEQHTLMDDNRRAFYEYHAAMMEPWDGPAAIAFTDGRQIGATLDRNGLRPARYIVTDDDLVIMASEAGTLPIPESKIVKKWRLQPGKMFLIDMEHGRIIDDKELKDNLANAKPYKSWIDAVRIKLDEIEAKAEDVATERREAAALLDRQQAFGYTQEDLKFLMAPMAQAGEEAVGSMGNDSPLAVMSNKNKTLYHYFKQLFAQVTNPPIDPIRENMVMSLVSFVGPKPNLLDTNNINPPMRLEVSQPVLDFKDIAKIREIDQYTGGKFSSYELNICYPVAWGKEGIEARLASLCAEAVDAVKSGYNMLIVSDRKTDRDNVAIPALLATAAIHTHLVQQGLRTSTGLVVETGSARETHHFALLAGYGAEAVHPYLAMETLGQLAAGLKGDLSPEKAVYNFTKAVGKGLMKVMSKMGISTYMSYTGAQIFEAVGLAEDLVVKYFKGTSSKVGGIGLFDVAEEAIRLHREAFGDNPILANMLDAGGEYAYRVRGEEHMWTPDAIAKLQHSARSNSYQTYKEYAHLINDQTKRHMTFRGLFEFKFDPTKAIPLDEVEPAKEIVKRFATGAMSLGSISTEAHATLAIAMNRIGGKSNTGEGGEDVNRYRNELRGIPIKNGDTMKSVIGDEVIVDIPLKAGDSLRSKIKQVASGRFGVTAEYLASADQIQIKMAQGAKPGEGGQLPGHKVSEYIGKLRYSVPGVGLISPPPHHDIYSIEDLAQLIHDLKNANSAASVSVKLVSESGVGTVAAGVAKAKADHVVIAGHDGGTGASPLSSVKHAGTPWELGLAETQQTLVLNQLRGRIRVQADGQMKTGRDVVIGALLGADEFGFATAPLVVEGCIMMRKCHLNTCPVGVATQDPVLRAKFQGQPEHVVNFFFFVAEEAREIMAQLGIRKFEDLVGHAELLDTKKGIEHWKAKGLDFSRVFYQPQVSAEVARKHVDVQDHGLDKALDHTLIEKAKAAIEKGEHVSFIQPVRNVNRTVGAMLSGTIAKKYGHDGLPDDTIHIQLKGTAGQSFGAFLAKGITLDLVGDGNDYVGKGLSGGRIIIRPTNDFRGKSEENIICGNTVMYGAIEGESFFRGVAGERFCVRNSGATAVVEGTGDHGCEYMTGGTVVVLGETGRNFAAGMSGGVAYVFDPDNTFAGKCNKSMVALDPVLQQAEQERTVDKGLWHTGTTDEALLKGLIERHFQFTGSPRAKALLENWDASRRQFVKVFPTEYKRALGEMAAKKANKEVLAA from the coding sequence ATGAACGACCACCAGCAACCGCTCCACCCGGTTCCCGCCGCGCAAGGTCTGTACGACCCGCAAAACGAGCATGACGCCTGCGGCGTCGGCTTTGTCGCTCACATCAAGGGCAAGAAAAGCCACGAGATCATCGAGCAGGGCCTGAAGATTCTCGAGAACCTCGATCACCGGGGCGCCGTCGGCGCCGATCCGCTGATGGGCGACGGCGCGGGCATCCTGATCCAGATCCCGGACGGCTTCTATCGCGAGGAAATGGCGAAGCAGGGCGTGGTGCTGCCGCCGCACGGCGAATACGGCGTCGGCATGGTCTTCCTGCCGAAGGAACACGCATCGCGTCTCGCCTGTGAACAGGAGCTGGAGCGCACGGTGAAGGCCGAAGGCCAGGTCGTGCTGGGCTGGCGCGACGTGCCGGTCGACCACACCATGCCGATTTCGCCCACCGTCAAGGCGAGCGAGCCGCTGATCCGCCAGATCTTCATCGGCCGCGGCAAGGACATCATGGTGACCGACGCGCTCGAGCGGAAGCTGTACGTGATCCGCAAGACCGCAAGCCACCGCATCCAGGCGCTCAAGCTCAAGCACGGCAAGGAATACTTCGTGCCGTCCATGTCGGCGCGCACGATCGTCTACAAAGGCCTGCTGCTGGCCGGCCAGGTCGGCGTGTACTACCGCGACCTGCAGGACGAGCGCACGGTATCGGCCCTCGCGCTGGTGCATCAACGCTTCTCGACCAACACGTTTCCGGCGTGGGAACTGGCTCACCCGTACCGCATGATCGCCCACAACGGCGAAATCAACACGGTCAAGGGCAACGTCAACTGGCTCAACGCCCGTACCGGCGCGATCGCGAGCCACGTGCTCGGCGACGATCTGCCCAAGCTCTGGCCGCTGATCTATCCGGGCCAATCGGACACCGCCTCGTTCGACAACTGTCTCGAACTGCTGGTGATGGCCGGCTACCCCCTCGTCCACGCAATGATGATGATGATCCCGGAAGCCTGGGAACAGCACACGCTGATGGACGACAACCGCCGCGCGTTTTACGAATACCACGCCGCGATGATGGAGCCGTGGGACGGCCCCGCTGCAATCGCCTTCACCGACGGCCGGCAGATCGGCGCGACGCTCGACCGTAACGGCCTGCGTCCGGCGCGCTACATCGTCACGGACGACGACCTCGTCATCATGGCGTCGGAAGCCGGCACGCTGCCTATCCCTGAGTCGAAGATCGTCAAGAAATGGCGTCTGCAGCCGGGCAAGATGTTCCTGATCGACATGGAACACGGCCGCATCATCGACGACAAGGAACTGAAGGACAACCTCGCGAACGCCAAGCCGTACAAGAGCTGGATCGACGCCGTGCGCATCAAGCTCGACGAAATCGAGGCGAAGGCCGAAGACGTCGCCACGGAACGCCGCGAGGCCGCCGCGCTGCTGGATCGTCAGCAGGCGTTCGGCTATACGCAGGAAGACCTCAAGTTCCTGATGGCGCCGATGGCGCAAGCCGGCGAAGAAGCAGTCGGCTCGATGGGCAACGACTCGCCGCTGGCCGTCATGTCCAACAAGAACAAGACGCTCTACCACTACTTCAAGCAGCTGTTCGCGCAAGTGACGAACCCGCCGATCGATCCGATCCGCGAAAACATGGTGATGTCGCTGGTGTCGTTCGTCGGTCCGAAGCCGAACCTGCTGGACACGAACAACATCAACCCGCCGATGCGTCTCGAAGTGTCGCAGCCGGTGCTCGACTTCAAGGACATCGCGAAGATCCGCGAAATCGATCAGTACACGGGCGGCAAGTTCAGCTCCTATGAACTGAACATCTGCTATCCGGTGGCGTGGGGCAAGGAAGGTATCGAAGCGCGCCTCGCTTCGCTGTGCGCGGAAGCCGTCGATGCGGTCAAGTCCGGCTACAACATGCTGATCGTGTCGGACCGCAAGACCGACCGCGACAACGTGGCGATTCCGGCGCTGCTGGCCACCGCTGCGATCCATACGCACCTCGTGCAGCAAGGTCTGCGCACGAGCACGGGTCTGGTCGTCGAAACCGGCTCGGCGCGTGAAACGCACCACTTCGCGCTGCTCGCGGGCTACGGCGCGGAAGCCGTGCACCCGTACCTCGCAATGGAAACGCTCGGCCAGCTCGCCGCCGGCCTGAAGGGCGACCTGTCGCCGGAAAAGGCGGTCTACAACTTCACCAAGGCTGTGGGCAAGGGCCTGATGAAGGTCATGTCGAAGATGGGCATTTCGACCTACATGTCGTACACCGGCGCGCAGATTTTCGAAGCGGTCGGTCTGGCTGAAGACCTGGTGGTGAAATACTTCAAGGGCACTTCGTCGAAGGTGGGCGGCATCGGTCTGTTCGACGTGGCGGAAGAAGCGATCCGTCTGCACCGCGAAGCGTTCGGCGACAACCCGATTCTCGCCAACATGCTCGACGCAGGCGGCGAATACGCATACCGCGTGCGCGGCGAAGAACACATGTGGACGCCGGACGCGATCGCCAAGCTGCAACACTCGGCGCGCAGCAACTCGTACCAGACGTACAAGGAATACGCGCATCTGATCAACGATCAGACCAAGCGCCACATGACGTTCCGCGGCCTGTTCGAATTCAAGTTCGATCCGACCAAGGCCATCCCGCTCGACGAAGTCGAACCGGCGAAGGAAATCGTCAAGCGTTTCGCCACCGGTGCAATGTCGCTGGGCTCGATCAGCACGGAAGCTCACGCCACGCTGGCAATCGCCATGAACCGTATCGGCGGCAAGTCGAACACGGGCGAAGGCGGCGAGGACGTGAACCGCTACCGCAACGAATTGCGCGGCATTCCGATCAAGAACGGCGACACGATGAAGTCCGTGATCGGCGACGAAGTGATCGTGGACATTCCGCTGAAGGCGGGCGATTCGCTGCGCTCGAAGATCAAGCAGGTGGCGTCGGGCCGTTTCGGCGTGACGGCGGAATACCTCGCGTCCGCTGATCAGATCCAGATCAAGATGGCGCAGGGCGCGAAGCCGGGCGAAGGCGGTCAGCTGCCGGGCCACAAGGTGTCGGAATACATCGGCAAGCTGCGTTACTCGGTGCCGGGCGTCGGCCTGATTTCGCCGCCCCCGCACCACGACATCTACTCGATCGAAGATCTGGCGCAGCTGATTCACGATCTGAAGAACGCCAACTCGGCGGCCAGCGTCTCGGTGAAGCTGGTGTCCGAATCGGGCGTCGGCACGGTTGCCGCAGGTGTGGCCAAGGCCAAGGCCGATCACGTCGTGATCGCCGGTCATGATGGCGGCACGGGCGCGTCGCCGCTGTCGTCGGTGAAGCACGCCGGCACGCCGTGGGAACTGGGCCTGGCCGAAACGCAGCAAACGCTGGTGCTGAACCAGTTGCGCGGCCGTATCCGCGTGCAGGCCGACGGTCAGATGAAGACCGGCCGCGACGTCGTGATCGGCGCGCTGCTCGGCGCGGACGAGTTCGGTTTCGCGACGGCGCCGCTCGTCGTCGAAGGCTGCATCATGATGCGCAAGTGCCATCTGAACACCTGCCCGGTCGGCGTCGCGACGCAAGATCCGGTGCTGCGTGCGAAGTTCCAGGGCCAGCCGGAACACGTCGTGAACTTCTTCTTCTTCGTTGCAGAAGAAGCGCGCGAAATCATGGCGCAACTGGGCATTCGCAAGTTCGAAGACCTGGTCGGCCACGCCGAACTGCTCGATACGAAGAAGGGCATCGAACACTGGAAGGCGAAGGGTCTCGACTTTTCGCGCGTGTTCTATCAGCCGCAAGTCTCGGCGGAAGTGGCGCGCAAGCATGTCGACGTGCAGGACCATGGTCTGGACAAGGCACTCGACCACACGCTGATCGAAAAGGCGAAGGCGGCGATCGAGAAGGGCGAGCACGTCTCGTTCATCCAGCCGGTGCGTAACGTGAACCGTACGGTCGGCGCGATGCTGTCCGGCACGATCGCGAAGAAGTACGGCCACGACGGCCTGCCCGACGACACGATTCACATCCAGTTGAAGGGCACCGCGGGTCAGAGCTTCGGCGCGTTCCTCGCGAAGGGCATCACGCTGGATCTGGTCGGCGACGGCAACGACTACGTCGGCAAGGGTCTGTCGGGCGGGCGCATCATCATCCGTCCGACCAACGATTTCCGCGGCAAGTCGGAAGAGAACATCATCTGCGGCAATACGGTGATGTACGGCGCGATCGAAGGCGAGTCGTTCTTCCGCGGCGTGGCAGGCGAGCGTTTCTGCGTGCGTAACTCCGGCGCGACGGCGGTTGTCGAAGGCACGGGCGATCACGGTTGCGAATACATGACGGGCGGCACGGTGGTCGTGCTCGGTGAAACGGGCCGTAATTTCGCGGCCGGCATGTCGGGCGGCGTCGCTTACGTGTTCGATCCGGACAACACGTTCGCAGGCAAGTGCAATAAGTCGATGGTCGCGCTCGATCCGGTCTTGCAACAGGCCGAACAGGAGCGCACGGTCGACAAGGGCCTGTGGCACACCGGCACGACCGACGAAGCGCTGCTCAAGGGACTCATCGAGCGTCACTTCCAGTTCACGGGTTCGCCGCGGGCCAAGGCGCTGCTCGAAAACTGGGACGCGTCGCGCCGTCAGTTCGTGAAGGTGTTCCCGACCGAATACAAGCGCGCGCTGGGCGAAATGGCTGCGAAGAAGGCGAACAAGGAAGTGCTCGCCGCCTGA
- a CDS encoding glutamate synthase subunit beta: MGKATGFLEFERRHEAYEAPLTRVKHYKEFVAALTDDEAKIQGARCMDCGIPFCNNGCPVNNIIPDFNDLVFHQDWKNAIEVLHSTNNFPEFTGRICPAPCEAACTLGINNDPVGIKSIEHAIIDKAWTEGWVAPLPPKHKTGKKVAVVGSGPAGLAVAQQLARAGHDVTVFEKNDRIGGLLRYGIPDFKLEKWLIDRRMRQMEAEGVTFRANVFIGKPDSLPAHIGNTAKETITPDQLKEEFDAVVIAGGSETPRDLPVPGRELEGIHYAMEFLPQQNKVNAGDKVANQLLAKGKHVVVIGGGDTGSDCVGTSNRHGAKSVTQFELLPQPPEEENKPLVWPYWPIKLRTSSSHDEGCSRDWAVATKRLEGKNGKVEKLIAARVEWKDGKMQEVPGSEFEMKADLVLLAMGFTQPVSPVLEAFGVDKDARGNVRSSTEGDKAYYTSVDKVFTAGDMRRGQSLVVWAIREGRQCARSVDAFLMGHSELPR; encoded by the coding sequence ATGGGCAAGGCAACCGGTTTTCTCGAGTTCGAACGCCGCCACGAGGCGTACGAAGCTCCGCTCACGCGTGTGAAGCACTACAAGGAATTCGTCGCCGCACTGACCGACGACGAAGCGAAGATTCAAGGCGCACGTTGCATGGACTGCGGCATTCCGTTCTGCAACAACGGCTGCCCGGTGAACAACATCATCCCGGACTTCAACGACCTGGTGTTCCATCAGGACTGGAAGAACGCGATTGAAGTGCTGCACTCCACGAACAACTTCCCCGAGTTCACGGGCCGCATCTGCCCGGCACCGTGCGAAGCGGCGTGCACGCTCGGCATCAACAACGACCCGGTCGGCATCAAGTCGATCGAACACGCGATCATCGACAAGGCATGGACCGAAGGCTGGGTCGCGCCGCTGCCGCCGAAGCACAAGACCGGCAAGAAGGTCGCCGTGGTCGGATCCGGCCCCGCCGGTTTGGCTGTCGCGCAGCAACTCGCGCGCGCGGGGCACGATGTCACTGTGTTCGAGAAGAACGATCGCATCGGCGGCTTGCTGCGTTACGGCATTCCCGACTTCAAGTTGGAGAAGTGGCTGATCGATCGCCGCATGCGCCAGATGGAAGCCGAAGGCGTGACGTTCCGCGCCAACGTATTCATCGGCAAACCGGATTCGCTGCCGGCGCATATCGGCAACACGGCGAAGGAAACCATCACGCCGGATCAGTTGAAGGAAGAGTTCGACGCGGTGGTGATCGCGGGCGGTTCGGAAACGCCGCGCGATCTGCCGGTGCCGGGCCGCGAGCTGGAAGGCATCCACTACGCGATGGAATTCCTGCCGCAACAGAACAAGGTCAATGCCGGCGACAAGGTCGCGAACCAGTTGCTCGCGAAGGGCAAGCATGTGGTCGTGATCGGCGGCGGCGATACGGGTTCGGACTGCGTGGGCACGTCGAATCGTCATGGCGCGAAGAGCGTCACGCAATTCGAACTGCTGCCGCAACCGCCGGAAGAAGAGAACAAGCCGCTCGTGTGGCCGTACTGGCCGATCAAGCTGCGCACGTCATCGTCGCATGATGAAGGCTGCTCGCGTGATTGGGCGGTCGCGACCAAGCGCCTCGAAGGAAAGAACGGCAAGGTCGAGAAGCTGATTGCCGCGCGCGTCGAATGGAAGGACGGCAAGATGCAGGAAGTGCCGGGTTCCGAATTCGAAATGAAGGCCGATCTGGTGCTGCTCGCAATGGGCTTCACGCAACCGGTGTCGCCGGTGCTCGAAGCGTTCGGCGTCGACAAGGATGCGCGTGGCAATGTGCGTTCGTCGACCGAGGGCGATAAGGCGTATTACACGTCGGTGGACAAGGTGTTCACCGCGGGCGACATGCGTCGCGGTCAGTCGCTGGTGGTGTGGGCGATTCGCGAAGGCCGCCAGTGCGCGCGTTCTGTCGACGCGTTCCTGATGGGGCATTCGGAACTGCCGCGCTAA
- a CDS encoding D-amino acid dehydrogenase, with the protein MKTIVLGGGVIGVATAFYLRQQGCEVTVIEREPDVALSTSFGNAGVIAPGYVTPWAAPGMPMKILKYLFKPASPLIFRPSFDPAQWRWIARWLHECDLERFRVNKQRMQRIAYYSRECLHEFRSRHPFDYGRSQGYLQLFRSEYDVELAQPALAVLRDAGIAHREVSAAQCVEIEPGLRWARQAPLAGLYLPDDEAGDCARFTRELRAICERHDVRFRFDTRVTSLDVQGGAVRAVRIESERGAEMLHADAVVVALGVDSAALLARLGVTVPLYPVKGYSATLPVTDEEKAPRAALMDESLKTAITRFGNNLRVAGTAELGNRRTTLREQALQTLMKVLSDWFPHAATPTSAHFWVGRRPMTPDGAPLLGPSGVEKLWLNLGHGSTGWAMSMGSGRVVADLITHRRPEIDLDGLTLARYGKSRA; encoded by the coding sequence ATGAAAACGATTGTTCTGGGCGGCGGCGTGATCGGCGTCGCCACCGCTTTTTACCTGCGCCAGCAGGGCTGCGAAGTGACCGTGATCGAGCGCGAGCCGGATGTCGCGCTGTCCACCAGTTTCGGTAACGCGGGCGTGATCGCGCCGGGCTACGTGACGCCCTGGGCCGCGCCCGGTATGCCCATGAAGATCCTCAAGTACCTGTTCAAGCCGGCCTCGCCGCTGATCTTCCGCCCGAGCTTCGATCCGGCCCAGTGGCGCTGGATCGCCCGCTGGCTGCATGAATGCGACCTCGAACGGTTTCGCGTCAACAAGCAGCGCATGCAGCGCATTGCTTACTACAGCCGTGAGTGTCTGCACGAATTCCGCAGCCGCCATCCGTTCGACTACGGCCGCAGCCAGGGCTATCTGCAGTTGTTCCGTAGCGAGTACGACGTCGAGCTCGCGCAGCCGGCGCTCGCCGTGCTGCGCGATGCCGGTATCGCGCATCGGGAAGTCAGTGCGGCGCAGTGCGTCGAGATCGAGCCGGGCTTGCGGTGGGCGCGTCAGGCGCCGCTCGCGGGCCTCTATCTGCCCGACGACGAAGCCGGCGATTGCGCCCGCTTCACCCGCGAACTGCGCGCGATCTGCGAACGCCACGACGTGCGCTTCCGTTTCGACACGCGCGTCACGTCGCTCGATGTACAAGGCGGTGCCGTGCGCGCGGTGCGTATCGAAAGCGAGCGCGGCGCGGAGATGTTGCATGCGGATGCCGTGGTGGTGGCGCTGGGCGTCGACAGCGCCGCGCTGCTCGCGCGGCTCGGCGTGACGGTGCCGCTCTATCCGGTGAAAGGCTATTCGGCGACGCTCCCCGTCACCGATGAAGAGAAAGCGCCGCGCGCCGCGTTGATGGACGAATCGCTGAAAACGGCGATCACGCGCTTCGGCAATAACCTGCGGGTGGCCGGCACCGCCGAACTCGGCAATCGCCGGACCACCTTGCGCGAACAGGCCCTGCAAACACTGATGAAAGTGCTCAGCGACTGGTTCCCGCACGCCGCCACTCCCACGTCCGCGCATTTCTGGGTAGGCCGCCGTCCGATGACGCCCGATGGCGCGCCGCTGCTCGGTCCGTCCGGCGTGGAGAAACTGTGGCTGAACCTCGGGCACGGTTCGACAGGCTGGGCGATGTCGATGGGTTCGGGGCGGGTGGTCGCGGATCTGATCACGCACCGCAGGCCGGAGATCGATCTGGATGGACTGACGTTGGCGCGATATGGCAAGTCACGCGCGTAG